A genomic region of Gossypium hirsutum isolate 1008001.06 chromosome D01, Gossypium_hirsutum_v2.1, whole genome shotgun sequence contains the following coding sequences:
- the LOC107922409 gene encoding copper methylamine oxidase, translating into MASTQEKATHKNNTPSPSSSSSAQVLQNWSLAAPSEDPIPKAASMAALIRPAETIADPPATKTTTSKGISIMPRAQTSHPLDPLSAAEISVAVATVRAAGATPEVRDSMRFIEVVLVEPDKHVVALADAYFFPPFQPSLLPRTKGGPVIPSKLPPRKARLVVYNKRSNETSIWIVELSEVHAATRGGHHRGKVISSKVVPNVQPPMDAMEYAECEAVVKDFPPFREAMKKRGIEDMDLVMVDPWCAGYHSSADAPSRRLAKPLIFCRTESDCPMENGYARPVEGIHVLVDMQNMVVIEFEDRKLVPLPPADPLRNYTAGETRGGVDRSDVKPLQIIQTEGPSFRINGNFIAWQKWNFRIGFTPREGLVIYSVAYIDGSRGRRPVAHRLSFVEMVVPYGDPNDPHYRKNAFDAGEDGLGKNAHSLKKGCDCLGYIKYFDAHFTNFTGGVETIENCVCLHEEDHGILWKHQDWRTGLAEVRRSRRLTVSFICTVANYEYGFFWHFYQDGKIEAEVKLTGILSLGALQPGETRKYGTTIAPGLYAPVHQHFFVARMDMAVDCKPGEAFNQVVEVNLKVEEPGKDNVHNNAFYAEEELLRSELQAMRDCNPLTARHWIVRNTRNVNRTGQLTGFKLVPGSNCLPLAGSEAKFLRRAAFLKHNLWVTPYAHDEMYPGGEFPNQNPRVGEGLATWVKQNRSLEEADVVLWYVFGVIHIPRLEDWPVMPVDRIGFMLMPHGFFNCSPAVDVPPSTTDLELKDNDIATKPIQNVIIAKL; encoded by the exons ATGGCCTCAACTCAGGAAAAAGCGACGCACAAGAACAACAccccttctccttcttcttcatcCTCTGCTCAGGTTTTGCAGAACTGGAGTCTTGCTGCTCCCTCCGAGGATCCCATCCCCAAGGCAGCTTCCATGGCAGCCCTGATCCGACCTGCTGAGACCATCGCCGATCCTCCTGCTACTAAGACTACTACCAGCAAAG GAATTTCAATCATGCCAAGGGCTCAGACCAGCCATCCTCTGGATCCATTATCTGCTGCTGAAATCTCGGTGGCGGTGGCAACTGTAAGGGCAGCTGGAGCAACCCCAGAG GTGAGAGATAGCATGCGCTTTATTGAGGTGGTTTTGGTGGAACCAGATAAGCATGTTGTTGCATTGGCAGATGCATATTTCTTTCCTCCTTTCCAGCCTTCATTACTCCCTAGGACAAAGGGTGGACCTGTGATTCCTAGTAAACTTCCTCCACGGAAAGCAAGACTTGTGGTTTACAACAAAAGGTCCAATGAGACTAGTATATGGATAGTTGAATTGTCAGAAGTTCATGCTGCAACTCGAGGAGGCCACCATAGGGGCAAAGTCATTTCGTCTAAAGTTGTTCCAAATGTCCAGCCTCCCATG GATGCCATGGAATATGCTGAATGTGAGGCTGTTGTTAAGGATTTTCCTCCATTTCGAGAGGCAATGAAGAAGAGGGGCATCGAGGATATGGATCTTGTGATGGTTGATCCCTG GTGTGCAGGATATCATAGCAGTGCTGATGCCCCTAGCCGAAGACTTGCTAAACCACTTATCTTCTGCAGAACTGAGAGTGACTGCCCCATGGAAAATGGTTATGCTCGTCCGGTTGAGGGAATCCATGTCCTTGTTGACATGCAAAATATGGTGGTCATTGAATTTGAAGACCGCAAACTTGTTCCCCTTCCGCCAGCTGATCCTTTAAGAAATTACACTGCTGGTGAAACACGAGGAGGTGTCGATCGGAGTGATGTGAAACCACTACAAATTATTCAGACTGAAGGTCCCAGTTTTCGTATCAATGGAAATTTTATTGCATGGCAGAAG TGGAATTTCCGAATTGGTTTCACTCCTAGGGAGGGTCTGGTAATCTATTCTGTTGCTTATATTGATGGTAGTCGTGGTCGGAGGCCTGTAGCTCATCGATTAAGTTTTGTTGAAATGGTAGTTCCTTATGGTGATCCAAATGATCCGCATTATAGGAAGAATGCATTTGATGCAGGAGAAGATGGGCTGGGCAAAAATGCACATTCTCTTAAGAAG GGTTGTGATTGTTTGGGATATATCAAGTACTTTGATGCTCATTTTACAAATTTCACTGGAGGTGTTGAAACAATTGAGAATTGTGTTTGTTTGCATGAGGAGGACCATGGTATCTTATGGAAGCATCAAGATTGGAGAACTGGTTTAGCAGAAGTCCGCCGGTCAAGAAGGCTAACAGTGTCGTTTATATGCACTGTGGCTAATTATGAGTATGGATTTTTCTGGCATTTCTACCAG GATGGTAAAATTGAAGCTGAGGTTAAACTCACTGGAATTCTCAGTTTAGGAGCTTTGCAGCCTGGTGAAACTCGGAAATATGGCACAACCATTGCTCCTGGATTATATGCCCCTGTTCATCAACACTTTTTCGTGGCTCGCATGGACATGGCAGTAGATTGTAAACCTGGTGAAGCATTTAATCAA GTTGTTGAGGTGAATCTTAAAGTTGAAGAACCAGGGAAGGATAATGTTCATAATAACGCATTCTATGCTGAAGAGGAACTACTGAGATCTGAACTGCAAGCAATGCGTGATTGTAATCCGTTGACTGCACGCCACTGGATT gttaGAAACACAAGAAATGTCAACCGGACTGGGCAGCTAACAGGTTTCAAACTGGTACCTGGTTCAAATTGTTTGCCACTGGCTGGATCTGAGGCGAAATTTCTAAGAAGAGCTGCTTTCTTGAAGCATAATCTTTGGGTCACACCCTATGCACATGATGAAATGTATCCAGGGGGGGAGTTTCCAAATCAAAATCCACGTGTTGGGGAGGGATTAGCTACTTGGGTTAAGCAGAATCGTTCTTTGGAAGAAGCTGATGTGGTTCTGTG GTATGTCTTTGGAGTGATACATATTCCTCGGCTGGAAGACTGGCCTGTCATGCCGGTTGATCGCATTGGCTTTATGCTTATG CCACATGGTTTCTTTAACTGCTCCCCGGCGGTCGATGTTCCTCCTAGCACGACTGATCTGGAGCTCAAGGACAACGACATTGCAACAAAGCCTATCCAAAATGTGATAATCGCGAAGCTTTGA
- the LOC107922569 gene encoding ARM REPEAT PROTEIN INTERACTING WITH ABF2, giving the protein MMGSVGEKRIEDDLSYPILLAERVRSAADEAESFKADCWEVGKQVDRLSQMLRTLVRFTTSVQSLYERPIRRVIAEVSKNLERALTLVRKCKRHSVLSLVVRITSATDFRKVLNLLDASVGDMKWLMGVLDAENNGSASGTFLSLPPIASNDPIISWVWSCIATVQMGQLTDRIEAANNLASLAQDNDRNKKIAVEEGGVPPLLKLLKESSSMEAQITAANALLVLANEPERVRSIVEEMGAPIVVQVLRDSPMKVQIPVTKLIARMAEYDPVAQEDFARENVIRPLVTLLSFETFVDDSGTRLGKQSIHSIVQINKEMEKNSWTSSNSRNYSYGPYANSYSNLHLDGSTRGGNYRKERENENPEVKIQLKINCAEALWMLAKGSASNSGRITETKGLLCLAKLVEKEQGELQYNSLMTIMEITAAAEWNSDLRRSAFKMNSSAAKAVIDQLLRVIKELDSPTLQIPAIRSIGSLARTFPARETRVIGPLVTQLGNNNQEVAMEAAIALAKFASPDNFLSMDHCKSIIEFNGVPPLMRLLTCGEKTQLHAVVLLCYLAIHAGDHKALEQARVLTAIEGADRTMFAQHPDLKDLVSRAIYQLNLYHTHTGVHPQRQLYAP; this is encoded by the coding sequence ATGATGGGCTCGGTGGGGGAAAAGAGAATCGAGGACGACCTTTCCTATCCGATATTGCTTGCAGAACGAGTTCGCTCCGCCGCCGACGAGGCCGAGTCCTTTAAAGCCGACTGCTGGGAGGTTGGGAAGCAAGTGGATCGGCTTTCCCAAATGCTTCGAACCCTTGTCCGCTTCACCACCTCGGTTCAATCCCTCTATGAACGCCCGATTCGCCGGGTAATCGCCGAGGTTTCCAAAAACCTAGAGCGGGCCCTCACTTTAGTCCGGAAGTGCAAGCGCCATAGCGTCTTGAGCCTTGTGGTGAGAATCACCAGCGCCACTGATTTCCGCAAAGTGCTGAACCTTCTGGACGCTTCCGTCGGCGACATGAAGTGGCTCATGGGAGTCCTCGACGCCGAAAACAACGGCTCTGCTAGCGGAACCTTCCTTTCCCTCCCTCCAATCGCTAGCAACGACCCCATTATCTCCTGGGTTTGGTCTTGCATCGCAACCGTCCAAATGGGCCAATTAACCGATCGAATCGAAGCCGCCAACAACCTCGCTTCCCTCGCTCAAGACAACGACCGAAACAAAAAGATAGCCGTTGAAGAAGGCGGAGTCCCTCCTTTACTGAAACTTCTTAAAGAAAGCTCCTCAATGGAAGCGCAAATCACCGCGGCTAATGCCCTTCTTGTTTTGGCAAACGAACCGGAAAGAGTTCGCAGTATTGTTGAAGAAATGGGGGCCCCAATTGTGGTTCAAGTGTTGCGAGATTCTCCGATGAAGGTTCAAATCCCCGTAACGAAATTGATAGCGAGAATGGCGGAGTATGATCCGGTGGCTCAAGAGGATTTCGCCAGAGAGAATGTGATTAGGCCGTTGGTCACTTTGTTGTCGTTTGAGACATTCGTGGACGATTCTGGGACTCGTTTGGGTAAGCAAAGCATTCATTCTATAGTTCaaattaataaagaaatggagaaaaattCTTGGACTTCATCGAATTCAAGGAATTATAGTTATGGGCCCTATGCTAATTCATACTCAAATTTACACTTGGATGGTAGTACTAGGGGAGGAAACTACAGGAAAGAAAGGGAAAATGAGAACCCTGAAGTGAAAATTCAGTTGAAAATCAACTGTGCTGAAGCTTTATGGATGCTGGCTAAAGGGAGTGCTTCAAATAGTGGGAGGATAACAGAGACAAAAGGATTACTTTGCTTGGCTAAGTTGGTGGAGAAAGAACAAGGTGAGCTACAGTATAATTCTTTGATGACAATAATGGAGATTACTGCGGCTGCTGAATGGAATTCTGATCTTAGACGCTCGGCTTTCAAGATGAATTCATCTGCTGCTAAGGCTGTTATTGATCAGCTTTTGAGGGTGATTAAGGAACTGGATAGCCCTACATTGCAAATTCCGGCTATCAGATCAATTGGTTCTCTGGCGAGAACTTTTCCAGCTCGGGAGACTCGAGTGATTGGTCCTTTGGTGACACAGcttggtaacaacaatcaagaaGTGGCAATGGAAGCTGCCATTGCATTGGCAAAATTTGCCTCTCCAGACAATTTTCTCAGTATGGACCATTGCAAGTCGATAATCGAGTTTAATGGTGTTCCACCTTTGATGAGATTGCTTACATGTGGCGAGAAGACACAACTGCATGCTGTGGTACTGCTCTGCTACCTTGCTATTCATGCCGGTGATCATAAAGCTTTGGAACAAGCTAGGGTCTTGACTGCCATTGAAGGGGCAGATCGAACAATGTTTGCACAACATCCTGATTTGAAAGACTTGGTGTCCAGGGCCATATATCAACTCAACCTTTACCATACCCATACCGGAGTCCATCCTCAGAGGCAATTATATGCGCCTTAA